The Lytechinus pictus isolate F3 Inbred chromosome 10, Lp3.0, whole genome shotgun sequence genome includes a window with the following:
- the LOC129269515 gene encoding uncharacterized protein LOC129269515: MAELASRFYGCVLSILLFLCYVIGNEWHYPSCIVVDPDSYECLNSFFNYYGGYNSAIGGGENVEHTWVRYMDYIYDYNDASSTSCHIRRQSASTESFTNVSWTRDGFSTCTIEEVSTFNTWWGSICEQICVEDNNCRRYATYLGYHLWNNCSWDAETERPNYDLTVP, from the exons ATGGCCGAGTTAGCGTCCCGTTTCTATGGCTGTGTCTTATCAATTCTCCTGTTTTTGTGTTATG TCATCGGAAATGAGTGGCACTACCCCTCGTGTATAGTGGTAGATCCCGACAGCTATGAATGTCTCAACAGTTTCTTCAATTATTATGGAGGGTACAACTCAGCGATAGGGGGAGGAGAAAATGTGGAGCACACATGGGTCCGATATATGGACTACATCTATGACTACAATGATGCCAGCTCAACTTCATGTCACATTA GAAGGCAGTCTGCATCGACAGAATCCTTTACCAACGTTTCTTGGACACGCGACGGCTTCTCCACTTGCACCATAGAGGAAGTGTCCACCTTTAATACGTGGTGGGGTAGCATATGTGAACAGATCTGCGTCGAGGACAACAACTGTAGGAGGTATGCCACCTATCTGGGATATCACCTCTGGAACAACTGCAGCTGGGATGCAGAGACCGAGAGGCCGAACTATGACCTGACGGTTCCTTGA
- the LOC129269517 gene encoding centromere protein X-like isoform X1, with the protein MASTSTSSREEITFKQGTIQRLIQKNCKEEKTKINKDALVLIVELARIFVTEGACRSAQQAKSESAMVVEPRHLEKVLPQLVILVLIQGA; encoded by the exons atggCGTCTACGTCAACATCATCGCGTGAAGAAATAACATTTAAACAG GGTACCATCCAGCGATTAATACAAAAGAATTGTAAAGAAGAGAAGACAAAAA TAAACAAAGATGCACTGGTGCTTATTGTGGAACTGGCTCGCATCTTTGTTACTG AAGGAGCTTGTAGGTCAGCACAGCAAGCCAAGTCTGAGTCTGCTATGGTGGTTGAACCAAGACATTTGGAAAAGGTTCTTCCTCAGCTGGTAATTCTTGTTCTTATTCAGGGTGCCTAA
- the LOC129269517 gene encoding centromere protein X-like isoform X2 yields the protein MASTSTSSREEITFKQGTIQRLIQKNCKEEKTKINKDALVLIVELARIFVTEGACRSAQQAKSESAMVVEPRHLEKVLPQLLLDF from the exons atggCGTCTACGTCAACATCATCGCGTGAAGAAATAACATTTAAACAG GGTACCATCCAGCGATTAATACAAAAGAATTGTAAAGAAGAGAAGACAAAAA TAAACAAAGATGCACTGGTGCTTATTGTGGAACTGGCTCGCATCTTTGTTACTG AAGGAGCTTGTAGGTCAGCACAGCAAGCCAAGTCTGAGTCTGCTATGGTGGTTGAACCAAGACATTTGGAAAAGGTTCTTCCTCAGCTG CTGTTAGATTTCTGA